The following are encoded in a window of Flavobacterium psychrotrophum genomic DNA:
- a CDS encoding undecaprenyl-diphosphate phosphatase → MDLIQAIVLAIIEGLTEYLPVSSTAHMIFASSYYGIQEDPFVKLFQTAIQFGAILAVVALYWKKFFDFSRLNFYVKLACAVIPALLLGKLFDDMIDAVLGDPVPIAIMLIVGGVILLFIENLFTKPEVFKEEDISIKKAVTIGFWQCLAMMPGTSRSAASIIGGMQQKLSREAAAEFSFFLAVPTMLAVTVYSIVLKDYGPEGAEVKGYKMLMEGDNLKIFLLGNVIAFVVAIIAIKGFIGVIKKYGFKPWGWYRIVAGAALLVYFTMYK, encoded by the coding sequence ATGGATCTTATACAGGCTATCGTTCTTGCCATTATTGAGGGGCTTACTGAGTACCTACCCGTTTCGTCTACCGCACATATGATCTTTGCAAGTTCATACTACGGCATACAGGAAGACCCTTTTGTAAAACTTTTCCAGACCGCCATACAATTTGGCGCCATACTGGCTGTTGTAGCCCTGTACTGGAAAAAATTCTTTGACTTTAGCCGCCTTAATTTTTATGTAAAACTGGCCTGTGCCGTTATTCCCGCACTATTACTGGGCAAATTGTTTGACGACATGATCGATGCCGTTCTTGGCGACCCTGTACCTATAGCCATCATGCTTATTGTAGGCGGGGTTATCTTATTGTTTATAGAAAACCTTTTTACAAAACCTGAGGTTTTTAAAGAAGAAGATATTAGCATAAAGAAAGCGGTAACCATAGGCTTTTGGCAATGCCTTGCCATGATGCCGGGCACGAGCCGTAGCGCAGCATCTATCATTGGTGGTATGCAGCAAAAACTTTCCCGTGAGGCGGCAGCCGAGTTCTCTTTCTTTCTTGCTGTACCTACTATGCTTGCTGTAACGGTGTACTCTATTGTACTGAAAGATTACGGCCCTGAGGGCGCGGAGGTTAAAGGCTACAAAATGCTTATGGAAGGTGATAACCTTAAAATATTTCTTTTAGGCAACGTTATTGCTTTTGTAGTAGCCATTATAGCCATCAAAGGCTTTATAGGTGTTATTAAAAAATACGGTTTCAAGCCGTGGGGCTGGTACCGTATTGTAGCCGGGGCAGCACTACTGGTTTATTTTACAATGTATAAATAA
- a CDS encoding DUF3098 domain-containing protein — MENNPLKTEFLFEKVNYKILLIGLAVIALGFILMSGGGSADPNVFNEDELFSWRRIRLAPTVVIIGFGVTIYAILKNPNPKAVTVNSGETFPEDKAIKNFKNTK; from the coding sequence ATGGAAAACAACCCTTTAAAAACCGAGTTCCTTTTTGAAAAGGTAAACTACAAAATATTACTTATAGGCCTTGCTGTTATAGCACTTGGCTTTATACTAATGAGTGGCGGCGGTAGCGCCGACCCTAATGTTTTTAATGAAGATGAGCTTTTTAGCTGGAGAAGGATACGCCTTGCACCTACCGTAGTAATTATTGGTTTTGGCGTTACCATATATGCCATACTAAAAAACCCAAATCCGAAAGCCGTTACTGTTAATTCAGGCGAAACATTTCCGGAAGATAAAGCCATCAAAAACTTTAAAAACACAAAATAA